GTTCCATCCCGTGCTGGTCACCATCCCGCTTCCCACAGCGTCCGCGAAAATCCGCTTGAACAGGTAGAGCACCTCGGCCGGCAGCCGGGCTGAGGCGATCGCGGCCACCCCGTCCCCGTTGCGCCCCACCAACGGCTTCAACCTCTCGGCGACGACGTCCAGCGCCTCATCCCAGGATGCCGCTTTTAGCGTCCCATTCTTGCGCACCAACGGGGTGACGATGCGAGCGCGCTCATCCTTGAGAGGCTGATAGCGACCGACCTCGCACAATACGCCGTCGTTCACCGGCGCCTCCCAATCGCCATCGATCCGCATCAGGTGATTCTCACGCGTGATGAGCTCCACCCCACAGCCCACGCTGCACCCCACACAGACGGTCTTCGTCCGCTCGATCTCGGCATCTCGGCCGCGATAGGCGCTGAAGCGATCGATGAGCGCGCCCGTCGGGCACACCTGCACGCAGGTGCCACAGCTGACGCAGGTGCTCTCGCCCAATGGGACGCCCAGGTCGGCGATGATCATCGTCTGGGCCCCCCGGTCACGCACCCCCAGCGTGAAATTGCCCACCAACTCCCCACAGGCGCGCACGCAGCGCCGACAGAGGATGCAGCGGTTGTGATCCAGCACGAAATCCTCATGGGAGGCATCCACCGGGTAAGGACGCCAGCCGGGTTGCAGCGGCCAATGGGTCATCTCCTCTCGGTAGGCCGCGTTCTGCAACTCGCAATCCCCGCCGCTCACCTGACAGTACATACAGAAGTGATTCCGATCACCGAAGAGGAACGACAGGATGAGTCGACGAGCCTCTCGGATCCTGGGGGTGTTCGTGTATATCACCATACCGTTGGTGGCCGGGAGCGTACAGGAGGTTTGAAGTGCGGGCACGCCTTCCACCTCCACCATGCAGAGGCGACAGCCACCATACGGGGTCAATTCCGGATGATCGCACAGGGTTGGGATGTCAATACCGGCCTTCTCGGCCGCTCGCAACACCGTTGTCCCCTCCGGGACCTCCACGGCTCGACCATCGATCGTCAAACGGACCATTATCCACCCTCTCCATCTCGTACAGGTTGCCCCGTGATCCCGGGCTTACGCGACGACGAGCTGCCGTTCGCTCATCGGGCAGACACCGACGGGACAAACCCCTAGCTTGATGTGCGCCTCCACTTCCGCCCTGAAATGCCTGAGGATATCGCGAACGGGCACGGCAGCGGCCTGACCCAGCCCACAGTTGGACAGCTGACGCAGCCCGCCGATCAGCATCTCCAGCTCCTCAATGCCGGAGAGCGTTCCACGCCCCTCAGCGATGTCCGTCAGGATCCGGTAGGCCCGCTCCGTCCCAACCCGACAGGGCGTACACTTGCCACAGCTCTCCTTCCGGAAGAAGTTTAGCAAGACCCGGGTCAGGTCGACCGCGCAGGTGTTCTCATCGCAGATCAGCAGGGCGCCCGATCCCAGCGAAACCTCCGCACGAGCGTAGGAGTCGAAGTCCATGGGCGTATCCTGCAAACTGGCCGGGATGATCGACCCGCTGGAGCCGCCCGTCTGCGCCAGCTTGAACGTAGCCCCGTTGCGTATTCCCTTGCCGTAAATGGCGATGACCTCACGCAAGGTGATCCCCATGGGCACCTCGATCAATCCCGTGACGTTCACGTTGCCCAGGATGGTGTACACCTTGGTCCCGGGGCTATGCGGGGTACCAAACTGACGATACCAATCGGCCCCGTTCTGGATGATGGGGGGCACGTTGGCCAGCGTCTCTACATTGTTCACCACGGTCGGCTGCCCCCACAGGCCATGGGTCGTGGGATACGGCGGGCGCGCCCGGGGCTCCCCTCGCTTGCCCTCGATCGACTCGATCAGCGCGGTCTCCTCACCGCAGATGTACGCGCCGGCGCCGGAGTGGATGTGGATATCAAAATCGAACCCAGAGCCGAAGATGTTCTCGCCCAGGAAACCCATCTCCCGCGCCTGGGCGATGGCCTTCCGTAGCCGGGCCTGCGCCAGTTGATACTCCCCACGCACGTAGATGTATCCCTCGCTCGCCCCGACGGCGTAGCCGGTGATTACCATCGCCTCAATGACGCTGTGCGGATCCCCCTCCAGGATAAGACGGTCCTTAAAGGTCCCGGGCTCACTCTCGTCGGCGTTACAGATGACGTACTTGGGCGTGCGGTTTTCTCGCGCGACGAAGCGCCACTTCAAGCCGGTGGGGAACCCAGCGCCGCCGCGCCCCCGCAAGCCCGCGTTGGAGATCTCACCGACCACCTCGTCGGGTGTCATCTGGGTCAACGCCTTGCCCAACGCCTCATACCCGCCGTAAATGATATAATCCTCGATATCCTCTGGATCGATCACGCCAGCACGCCGCAGCACAACCCGCTGCTCGGCCGGCAACGTGCCCCGCCGGGCAGAAAGCCAAGAGATCGGCCCAAAAAGCTCCTTGGGCACCAACCGATCCGTGACGATCTGGCCCTCCCGCAAATGCCTCTCCACCAACAAGGGCACATCGTCCGGCTTCACAGGACCATACGCGACCGCCTCAGGGTAGATGATCACCAATGGATGGGCCTCTTGCCGCGTCACACACCCCATCGTGGTCACGACCACTTCCTCGACGAGGCCAAGAGATCGGATCTCCTCCTGTAGCCGACGATAGACCTCTTGTGCGTCACGATCCGCGCTTCCGGGATCGCTCGCGACCAAGACCATCGAGCGAATCACCTTCATTATCCCCCTCTCCTTCACTCGTAACGCGCCAGGATCTCCGGCAACTGCTCGGGAGTCACATTGCCGTACACATCATCGTCGACCACGATGACGGGGCCCACGCCGCACAGGCCGATGCAACTCGTGGTGACCAATGTCCACCGACCATCCGCACTGGTCTCCCCGGGCTCCAACCCCAGTTCCTCACGCAGGGCGCGCCACAGTTCCCCTCCGCCGACGACGTGACAAGGCGCGCTCTCGCAAAACTGAATCACATGTCGGCCCCGAGGCTCTATCGCGAGCATCTTGTAAAAGCTGGCCACCGAGAACAGTTGCGCCTTTGGGATTTGGAGCAGCCGGCTCACCTCTTCGAAGGCCTCCGCCGGGATGTACCCCATCTCCCGGTTCACATCGCTTAAGATCGCGACCAATTCCTCCCTGGTCGCGCCGTGCCGCTCGACCGCAGCCTGCACCACGGCACGTACATCCAAATCTTCCCGAACGGCGATCGTCATGCCCTCCCTCCTTCAAGAACAAACGAGCTCTACGCCCGCTAGAATGCCGGGAGTACCCACTCTTGTATCGCTTGCCCGCCAACCACATGTTCCTTCACGATCCGACGCGCCGCTTCCGGCGTCACTTTGCCATACAATACCTTCCGCCCTTCCCCGTCGATCACCTCGACGATGGGCTCCCATTCGCATGGCCCGAGACAGCCGGTCTGTTTTACCACGACATTCTGCACGTTCTCCGACTTGATCTCGTCGAGGATAGCCTGCATTGTCTCCTGAGCGCCCATCGCGATCCCACAGCTCCCCATACCGACGATGATGCGGGCTTGACCAGTGGCCTCCTGGGCCTTTCGCCTTTGCAACATCTCCTCACGCAGACGCTCCAAGCCCTCGAGCGACCTCACGACTGGCATAGATTCCTCCTACGGGGCTTCGCCCGGGTTCTCCAGGTCTGCCTGCAAACCATAGCCAGATCCTGAGCACCCTTGTGAATATCATCACCACCACGTGAATGTTATCACCGCCGAGTCGGCGTCCATATGACAGGCATCATATTGTACACTGTAACCCCGAATTCTCAATAGGAAAACGGACCGGCCCCCACATCCCCATATGGTGCCGCTCACACCGCAGCAATCTATCGAATATATATTTGTCGCCGCCGTCTGAGGGTGCTATAATAGCGCCAACTTCTTGAGGAAAGGATTGTCCGACGTGACCAACGCGGGAAGCGCTTCTTCTATCCCGGCTTCTCCCACCTCTGAAGCGATCAATCCCCACCCAACACAAAGCAGTGTAGAAGGCACTTTACGAGAGCTGATCGAAACCCTGATCCTCACGCTCATCATCTTCCTCCTGATCCGCTCCGTCATTCAGAATTTCCGCATCGACGGGGTCAGCATGG
The sequence above is a segment of the Chloroflexota bacterium genome. Coding sequences within it:
- the nuoE gene encoding NADH-quinone oxidoreductase subunit NuoE translates to MTIAVREDLDVRAVVQAAVERHGATREELVAILSDVNREMGYIPAEAFEEVSRLLQIPKAQLFSVASFYKMLAIEPRGRHVIQFCESAPCHVVGGGELWRALREELGLEPGETSADGRWTLVTTSCIGLCGVGPVIVVDDDVYGNVTPEQLPEILARYE
- the nuoF gene encoding NADH-quinone oxidoreductase subunit NuoF, giving the protein MKVIRSMVLVASDPGSADRDAQEVYRRLQEEIRSLGLVEEVVVTTMGCVTRQEAHPLVIIYPEAVAYGPVKPDDVPLLVERHLREGQIVTDRLVPKELFGPISWLSARRGTLPAEQRVVLRRAGVIDPEDIEDYIIYGGYEALGKALTQMTPDEVVGEISNAGLRGRGGAGFPTGLKWRFVARENRTPKYVICNADESEPGTFKDRLILEGDPHSVIEAMVITGYAVGASEGYIYVRGEYQLAQARLRKAIAQAREMGFLGENIFGSGFDFDIHIHSGAGAYICGEETALIESIEGKRGEPRARPPYPTTHGLWGQPTVVNNVETLANVPPIIQNGADWYRQFGTPHSPGTKVYTILGNVNVTGLIEVPMGITLREVIAIYGKGIRNGATFKLAQTGGSSGSIIPASLQDTPMDFDSYARAEVSLGSGALLICDENTCAVDLTRVLLNFFRKESCGKCTPCRVGTERAYRILTDIAEGRGTLSGIEELEMLIGGLRQLSNCGLGQAAAVPVRDILRHFRAEVEAHIKLGVCPVGVCPMSERQLVVA
- a CDS encoding (2Fe-2S) ferredoxin domain-containing protein, which codes for MPVVRSLEGLERLREEMLQRRKAQEATGQARIIVGMGSCGIAMGAQETMQAILDEIKSENVQNVVVKQTGCLGPCEWEPIVEVIDGEGRKVLYGKVTPEAARRIVKEHVVGGQAIQEWVLPAF
- a CDS encoding molybdopterin-dependent oxidoreductase, coding for MVRLTIDGRAVEVPEGTTVLRAAEKAGIDIPTLCDHPELTPYGGCRLCMVEVEGVPALQTSCTLPATNGMVIYTNTPRIREARRLILSFLFGDRNHFCMYCQVSGGDCELQNAAYREEMTHWPLQPGWRPYPVDASHEDFVLDHNRCILCRRCVRACGELVGNFTLGVRDRGAQTMIIADLGVPLGESTCVSCGTCVQVCPTGALIDRFSAYRGRDAEIERTKTVCVGCSVGCGVELITRENHLMRIDGDWEAPVNDGVLCEVGRYQPLKDERARIVTPLVRKNGTLKAASWDEALDVVAERLKPLVGRNGDGVAAIASARLPAEVLYLFKRIFADAVGSGMVTSTGWNSAWASIVKSGRVSERGLDALKSADCVVVLGTDLVQDHQVAGFFVKRSLPQGTRLVVIDPADNALSEWAHYVLRPQPGTERDLLLGIMAAVVELAGEQSNRDLSEHSPELASQRTGVAADEIRRVARVVASSQKPVFVYGDGAASNGSAGIVETMAQLVNLIEAPGEGYPALVAVCGQANGLAAAAYGLDRAFSVGGHQVAYLALGDEDPDQALVQPLEGVPFIVVQASHVSAATTMADVVLPVETWAEQEGHYLNLEGRLQEAHRGLTPPEGVWSNVRVLQSLAEKLGITLDDGWEQALRARVPIA